One window from the genome of Micromonospora aurantiaca ATCC 27029 encodes:
- a CDS encoding regulatory protein RecX: MAGRRARTGRGWDAGPPRTGDATGTPRPRRGRRDRAAEPDAGEAPAPPRDEAELAREICLRQLAVRPRTRAELAGALARRGISEEVAEQVLDRYDEVGIVDDAAFARAWVSSRHNGRGLARRALANELRQRGVDGEVAGAALDGLDEETEAETARALVDRKLRSTRGEPDAVFRRLVGMLARKGYPAGVAIRAVKDALAAQSAEAAEFAEHIDADAMADAEHDLDSRRLD, encoded by the coding sequence GTGGCAGGACGACGCGCCCGTACGGGCCGGGGCTGGGATGCCGGTCCACCCCGTACGGGCGACGCCACAGGTACGCCCCGGCCTCGCCGGGGGCGCCGTGATCGCGCGGCGGAGCCCGATGCAGGGGAGGCTCCGGCTCCGCCGCGCGACGAGGCCGAGCTGGCCCGGGAGATCTGCCTGCGGCAGCTCGCGGTCCGCCCGCGGACCCGGGCCGAGCTGGCCGGTGCGCTGGCCCGGCGCGGCATCTCCGAGGAGGTCGCCGAGCAGGTCCTCGACCGGTACGACGAGGTCGGCATCGTCGACGACGCCGCCTTCGCGCGTGCCTGGGTGAGCAGCCGGCACAACGGCCGCGGGCTGGCCCGCCGGGCGCTCGCCAACGAACTGCGCCAGCGCGGCGTCGACGGCGAGGTGGCCGGCGCGGCACTGGACGGGCTGGACGAGGAGACCGAGGCGGAGACCGCCCGCGCCCTGGTGGACCGCAAGCTGCGCAGCACCAGGGGCGAGCCGGACGCGGTGTTCCGGCGTCTGGTCGGCATGCTGGCGCGCAAGGGCTACCCGGCCGGGGTGGCGATCCGGGCGGTGAAGGACGCGCTCGCCGCGCAGAGCGCCGAGGCGGCCGAGTTCGCCGAGCACATCGACGCCGACGCGATGGCCGACGCCGAGCACGACCTCGACTCCCGCCGGCTCGACTGA
- a CDS encoding 3-keto-5-aminohexanoate cleavage protein gives MLKACLNGTRRLDEHPAVPLTPAELAADAVRCATAGVAAVHVHPRDHSGTESLDPAVIAAAVTAIRDARPGLPVGVSTGAWIVPDPAERAAAVRAWTVLPDFASVNAHEPGAAEVAAALHERGVMVEAGLWTPAAVDAWRRWSAPTGRVLVECMAEQVETALADAAAILAALPGERPPVLLHGEGPSTWPVYAEAVRRGLHTRIGLEDTLLLPDGTPAPDNATLVTAALTAAAR, from the coding sequence GTGCTGAAGGCGTGTCTCAACGGCACCCGACGGCTGGACGAGCACCCCGCCGTGCCGCTCACCCCGGCCGAACTGGCCGCCGACGCGGTGCGCTGCGCGACCGCCGGGGTGGCGGCGGTGCATGTGCACCCGCGCGACCACAGCGGCACCGAGTCGCTCGATCCGGCAGTGATCGCGGCGGCGGTCACCGCCATCCGCGACGCCCGTCCCGGCCTGCCGGTCGGCGTGAGCACCGGCGCCTGGATCGTCCCCGACCCGGCCGAGCGGGCCGCCGCCGTCCGCGCCTGGACGGTGCTGCCCGACTTCGCCTCGGTGAACGCCCACGAACCCGGAGCGGCCGAGGTCGCCGCCGCCCTGCACGAGCGCGGCGTGATGGTCGAGGCCGGTCTGTGGACCCCGGCGGCGGTCGACGCCTGGCGTCGCTGGTCCGCACCCACCGGGCGGGTCCTCGTCGAGTGCATGGCCGAGCAGGTCGAGACGGCACTCGCCGACGCGGCGGCGATCCTCGCCGCGCTGCCCGGCGAGCGCCCGCCGGTGCTGCTGCACGGGGAAGGTCCGTCCACCTGGCCGGTGTACGCGGAGGCGGTCCGGCGTGGCCTGCACACCCGGATCGGCCTGGAGGACACGCTGCTGCTGCCCGACGGCACCCCCGCCCCCGACAACGCCACCCTGGTGACCGCAGCCCTCACCGCCGCCGCACGCTGA